CGTTAATGAGTTGTTACATATTACTCTGTATATATTATCTGTTACggagtatataatatatattttagaaCAAGAATGCATGATCTGTAGTTGGAAAGGGATATAAAAAGTGTTTGGTCTGATGGTCTCATTGATTAAAATGTTATCCTGTTGCATCCTTTAATTAGTCAGGAAGGCTCTTTTAATCTCCATATATAATTAAGCTCACCAAACATTTGTTGAGTCGTCGATATCACTTTTTTTACGGATGTGCACATAATTCATAGTTAGTGGGTACTAAGTGGACCATGAATCACAACAAAATTTGATTCTGTTGCTAGTCTTATATGCATGTGCCCAAAGTGTTTCTGTTTTTAGTTTCCACTTTTCTTGTATTTTCAATCACCAAAAGTAATTATAACTATTCATAAAGCAGCCTTTTGTTTCCATTGGTGAAAGACTGAAAGTAGGCTAATTAATTAGCAAGTATTTGAGGTTGTTTGTTGTTTGTATTTACTCATGTTCATGTATCCAATATTCCAATTGCCGTTTTCTTCTTTCCAGACTGAAAGTGGACATGTCAACGTTATGTTCAAATTATGAGTGTAGACGAGTTCCATCCTCAGTTGGATTTTGCACAGGTAATACACCCCCGTTGAATTTTATTCATGTATTAATTTTTTCAAGTAATTTTATACGTTAATATTCCTTAGTTATTGTGTAATGAACTAGAGGAAACAAAAATGGCCTAGCTATAATGAAATATAAGTTTTAGAATCCAATGTTGGTTACATGTTCTTGATCAGTTCTTGAAGGAAGCAAAAACACATGCATGCCAACACAAGTCAGTAACATCATCTCTAGATGCATCATCAGTTGAGGCTAGAATTAGAACTAAGCCCAAAAAGTCATGGAAAACTTGTATTATTTCATGGTTGAAAGCAGAAAAGAAATATATCAAGTCAAACTCTGTAGAGGAACAACCACCATTgaccaagtcaaagtcaacgaaatgtTATTCTGGCCCGATCAATGGCTGTACTACTGGGCGACCGAAAAGAACAACTTCAACGGGTCTATTTATCCAAAGAAAGTCAACGGTGGAGGAGTTTCCGATGCCATATATTTCACTTGGCCAGTTAAATAGAAGTCAATCCTATGGCCCAGTTTACTTAGTAACATAACCACATCAAAATCATATTGGCATTCAATTAGTAATGTTTATTGCTCTATTATTCAAACTTTGAATATTCTTTTTGAGATAATGAAAGGTTATTTTTGATGAATATATGATCGTCTCCTAAGATTCCACATGTAACAACATGATCCTTACTTGCAAGCAATTTGATTTACCAAGCCACCTTATCTTAATTCAAGTGTCATCATCAAGTTGTCTAAAATGTCTTTTCAACAGTGAACTCTGATGCCCAATACATAGATGGATGATATTTTCACCATTGATTTTGATAATTCTGTTGTCACTGCGCATCACTTGTATGTATAGTACAAATTCTTAATTCTTAATGCATAATTatgatggatatatatatatatatatatatatatatatatatatatatatatatatatatatatatatatatatatatatatatatatagtggtaggatcaagaggtatgtaaccaagcggggggaagcaaaactttttttttttttttttcgttttttgaaaaaactttgttcacgaacattatagatgagatgaaaatatgaacatttagtagagacactttgtgataaatgtttttattttggcggaaaaacgctcgaagaagtaatatataacaattatcgtgtttttcaagcgtatgttgaggttttagctattggggtttagatattagggtttatagggtttagatattagggtttagaaatttagggtttagggtttaggtttagggtttagattgagtttttaacacgaacggtttaaagtttagggtttagggtttggtgttttgggtttatggaataaacccaaaacaccaaaccctaaaccctaaactctaaactctaaatcgggctaaattttacttcacaaaacatggaaaaaaaaaattcatattcttcacgaacaatattatcttgaatgttatttttgtcgatcgtttttccgcataaataataacattcatcacgaagtgtctcttctaaatgttcatattttcgtgtgatcttgatgcccgaaaaaaaaatttcaaaaaaaacgaaaagaaaaaaaaaattgtttccccccgattggttacttacccattgatcctgcccctatatatatatatatatatatatatatatatatatatatatatatatatatatatatatatatatatatatatatatatatatatatatatatatatatatatatatatatatatatatagggccaggatcaatggggaagtaaccaatcggggggaaacaattttttttttttcgtttttttgaaatttttttttcggacatcaagatcacacgaaaatatgaacatttagaagagacacttcgtgatgaatgttattatttaggcgggaaaacgatcgacaaaaataacattcaagaatattgttcgtgaagaatatgaacgtttttttttctccatgttttgtgaagtaaaatttagcccgatttagagtaacaccaaaccctaaaccctaaactctaaatcgggctaaattttacttcacaaaacatgaaaaaaaaaacgttcatattcttcacgaacaatattatcttgaatgttatttttgtcgatcgttttcccgcctaaataataacattcatcacgaagtgtctcttctaaatgttcatattttcgtgtgatcttgatgcccgaaaaaaaatttcaaaaaaaacaaaaaaaaaaaaaattgcttccccccgattggttacttccccattgatcttgcccatatatatatatatatatatatatatatatatatatatatatatatatatatatatatatatatatatatatatatatatatatatatatatatattggctaaaataacgataacatataACCAAGTCTTTCTCGATGAAAAAGACGAACAAAATACAATCGATCCAAAGACAAAGCAAGGCTCGGAAGCAGTAAACGACTAAACGTGCCCTAAAACTAAACAAAGAGCCTAAGCTAACTAAGCCCGAACCTTGAACAATTGAAACACTAAAACGTATACGTGTCACAATCAAAACACCACAACCAATACAAAATCCAAATGTAACAAAAAAAAACTACTAACATAGAAACGAACTAAAACCGCTCAAAAAACTACCCGACAACCGCTTTATCTTTACTTTTACCTTTCTGAGTCTTTATGATTGGCTTAACGACCGCACCATCAACCTTCAATCGATTAAATTTATTGCCTCCCCGATTTTCAATCGCATATGATGATACCTTTATCGAAGCGTTATCCTAACACCCGCAACAAGAGTAGTTAGCGAGCCTTCTTTCTCaagacttaaaaaaaaaaaaaaaaaaaaaaacaaggttTCGATCCACTTCAAATGGACCGGGACCATAATGTTCAGAATGTCCAATATCTTCATCATCCCGAAGCGCGAAcccgttatcatcatcatcattcgactCTTCATCACTAAGTACGTACGAACCCTTATCTTTCTTCACCCTATTCTTACCAATCTTTGCTCGGGAAGTCGTTGGATGATCGATAGCGATTTGTTGTACCAAAGAAGAAGCAACCATAATTATTTCAACAACAGGAGTGGCTGCAACAGAATGTTGTAGCCCTGAATCAGTTTCTTCGACAACAGGAACATCCACGAATTTATAAAATGGAAATACAACACCTTAAATTAATGTTACACCTTAAATTAATTTCTAGATATGCTCTTGTACAAGAAATGGTGACTTGTTTTATAACACAGGCTCAAATAGAGAGAGAAAAATAATTACAACTTTTCATTATACAAAGTATGGTTTCTAAGATAAAAAGTATATCCAATAACAGCTAAAGATAAGCTTTCTCAATGTTAATtcgtatacaaaaaaataaaataaaataaaataaaataaataataaacaatACACATAAGCTAGGAGAGGTTCTGTGGTCTCAAAACTGAGCCAACAACCTCTTCACCGGCAACATCATGAGTGATTTttgatcatcaacatcatcatccatACGTCTTGGTATGTCAATCACTAAATCGATTCTTGCCAGGTTGTTATTTGACTGATACGATGAAGGTGTTTCAGTAGTTAACATAGATGGTTGATGATGACTATTGTTAGCTTCTTCCAATTGAGAAGTTAAAGTGCTAACTTCAGTTTCATCTCCCCAAAACAATATATTAGTTGGGAAATAATCCACCACACCATCTGTTGTTAATGAAGATGATTCTTGTGCTTGTCTACTTTCTAATAATAAATTATCCACTGAAATAAGCGTGTCATCTGAAACAGGGTCTCTACAAATTGGACAAGTAGAATGTGAATAAAACCACATATCAATGCATTTCACATGAAATCCATGTTTACATTTTGGCAAGATTCGAGCTTTTGCTCCTTCAACGAGTTCCGATAAACACACGGCGCATTCTAGTCCTTCATTGAACTCTTTAGCATCAAAGTGTATAATCGGAATGGTTTTTAAGAATGTAGGGTTTAGTCCACGGCGGAGAAGGGTGACGCCAGGTTGATGTTCTATGTGGCCGGCTGTAAAATCTCCACCATGATGACGATGGCGGCGGTGGGTGTTGGCGGCGATCACGTCTTCTTCTCGGCGGTTGCAGAACCATTTGGTGTAGAGATGCACTAAGAATACGAAGATGACGGTTACGGACAGCGCTACGATTGAGACTATCAAGATTTCTCCGGTGAGTTGAAGAAGTTGCGAATCATGGTAACTGCTCATCTTGAGGATTGAGATTTTGTGTAAAGGTCGAAACTTTTGTTATGGGTTTCTTGTTTATGAAAAGTTTGAAATTTGAAAATCggtaaatttaaaatatgaattgcaGAAAGGTGTTTCCGATTTTGGGGGAATTAAAATGAAAATTAAGAAGATGAAATTGAAGAGGGGGTATGAAAGAGTGACAGAATATATTGGAGAAGAGGAAGAAGATTAATTGAAGTCCTCAAGAGAAGAAAGTGACGTAAGGTTTTGTCTCCTCCTCTCGACTTACATTAAAATCTCTCACCCAAAACTTACATCAAAATCAACTAAAAAAATTGGATTCAATTTTCAACGATGGTAACGATAGGGATGGCAATGGAGCGGATATGGAGCGGGTGATGCCGTAtctacatccatatccatttagttttttgttcatacatatccatatccgtttagtttcaggttatccatccatatccatatccagtggattaagcgggttaatggatatcaattggatattaaaaaaatattattatattttctaatatgcgatgAAAGTAAGAATGTAGTATACCAGAAATAAATATAACATTACATATTTAAAATCTACCCGtaagaatgtgtaatctttgtccaAAATATAACAAAAATTTGATATATTTTACTATAAAACATGGATTatggaaaattaaatatgaaatttgtaagtttattttattagatatGCGTGTTTTATTGTAAGATATTATATTTATTTCATTATAAGGTTGAAAGCAAAATATAATCTAACGGTAAATGAACTtgtaaaaataaatatgtaaacatatatctatatttatgtatttgtatatgtatttcgggtggtaatggatatatccatggatgaaacttttcatccatgtccatatccatatccatttaggttcatccatatccgtatccatatccatttaggttcgtccatatccatcacgaagcggatggatcgggtggatatccaccggatcgggtggccattgccatccctaggtaACGAGCTTGAAAGTGATGTCATCATCGTTTAATAAAATTCAACAACTTTTGATCTCTGGATCGATTCAAGCTTGAATTGAAGAAAGTAAAAGTACTAATACATCATCAACATCATCGTTTAGTGACGTCAATTTCTAACCCTAACATCTTTTGATTTTAGAATCGTTATTTAAGTTTttagtgaaggtatttcgtatgcccgagagacatattaaattaatgtggctaatatgctatgatccaagtcgggtcatacccaataacaagcttaccaacaccgtaTATGTATTTAagcttaacgaatggatcgttaaatgaatacacgacacttggattttagaaaatcggttttctaaaatataatcacttgagataaattatttggataatttatatataattatttatgggtttaaataattatgttgtgttatattttataaaaggtttataaaatacatAAGTATCTTAATAAAATCATGGGATTTTATACAAAAtagcaagtttta
This genomic window from Rutidosis leptorrhynchoides isolate AG116_Rl617_1_P2 chromosome 2, CSIRO_AGI_Rlap_v1, whole genome shotgun sequence contains:
- the LOC139892748 gene encoding RING-H2 finger protein ATL60-like, whose amino-acid sequence is MSSYHDSQLLQLTGEILIVSIVALSVTVIFVFLVHLYTKWFCNRREEDVIAANTHRRHRHHGGDFTAGHIEHQPGVTLLRRGLNPTFLKTIPIIHFDAKEFNEGLECAVCLSELVEGAKARILPKCKHGFHVKCIDMWFYSHSTCPICRDPVSDDTLISVDNLLLESRQAQESSSLTTDGVVDYFPTNILFWGDETEVSTLTSQLEEANNSHHQPSMLTTETPSSYQSNNNLARIDLVIDIPRRMDDDVDDQKSLMMLPVKRLLAQF